The DNA region tgtgtgtgtgtgcacatgcacacatgttaGATAGAATCTGATCTTTGTTAAAGTCTGCAGAAAACCTCCCTATTTGAGCAGCATTCCTAAAAGAACGCTTCTAGAAATGATTACTCAGGATGATGTACTATTAGGCTATGGTAAGCCCCCTAGTTAGCACAGTGACTAAGGATGCTTAGAAATGGCAGGATTTGGGAGGGATGTTATCTTAGCTACCCCAGAGCTGGGGCCCAATTAGCAAGGGGGAAGGGTTCTTAAAGGGACAGTGTGGCTTTTTGCAAAAATTAAGTTTTCctactctgtttttgttttctcttttgcacTCACTTGTGTTTAAGGAGAACCCCCTTTATGGCAAAATGCTATTAAAATCTTCCACGTGGAAGCAGCCCGGGAGAGGAGAACACAGGCTCTTCAGCACCACGAGCCCAGCCGAGCCCAGCCGAGCCCAGCCGCTGGCCTCTCTTTACTTGCAGAGTCAGCAACTAGGAAACTCTGCATCAATGGATGCGTGGGTACAAAGAGAACTGGGCAACTGGTCTACCTGTGCCTTCATCAGTACTCTTCCCACTCCCAAACCTGgccccccagccccctctccaAGGCCCCCGGTTCTGTGATTCCAGCTGAGAAAAAGAGGGGAGAACCAAGCTTTTGCCAGTGGTTTCAGACTTTTTGATGGCAACTCTTGCTAAGAAGTACATTGATCATTGCGGCCtggtacacacacatacatggctGAAACAGAGTTTCATTAAGACACTACTAACCCTTTAATACAGAGTGTGATGTACACTGATTTTCTTATTCTATTACCCTTAGACAATAATGCTTGGAATAACCTGCTAGACTGATTTCATAATGCACTAATATTAGGGTCCCAACCCATAGTTTGAAAAACTCTGGGCCAGTTCCAAGGTGTGTGTCGATAGGTAGAGGGGTGGAGAAACAAAACTCTTTAAGACCCACAGACCTCACACTTGTCTAAAACAAGAGGCAGTTGGTtagaagaaaactaagaaagGATGCAGCTAATGAACCAGCAGGTGTCTGTATTATTTTGATCTGGGGGACATCACCGAATGGGTGTGATCTGTAAGGATTTCTCCTGCGTGGAACTAGAAAGACTACTGGAGAGAATGGAATCCAGTGTTTCCTATtccttctaaaataaatatacttacatttttaaaagggagtAACTCAAGTGAAGTGATCAAACAGGTAATAGTATAAGTGACTCTGATAATGTGAAATTGTGAACATGGTAAGATTCTGATGGAAGCTGCTGGGAAATATTGATGGATATTGAAACTTTCAGGGTACACACGGGGAAACTGGTCCACGGATCAGAAAAGTTACGATTATGCCCCAGAGTTGGCTATTGAGCAAGTCATAGCTCCAGGTTTCCTGGGGTCCAACTGTTCCTTCTCTGcattctgggtctcagttttgtTATCTTGTAAATGACAGTGGCCCTGCCTGTCTCACAGGACTGGTGTGAGATGAAACAGGTGGAAACACCCCAAATTCTAAATACCGAAGCAGCTCTGCGGGTTGCTTAGTATTTCCCCTTCCCATCCCTTCCATCAGGAGAGGAGCCTGCCTGCCGTGTTTGCATCTTTATCCATGTTTACAGGTGACTGGCTGGGCCTCTCACTGAATGTGGCTGTGATTACAAGAAGCTGATGTAACCCCTGGCCTCTCTGCATCGTGTCCACACAGACCATGCTGGGTCAGGATTCAGCTGGACCGGGTCCCACCCTGGGTCTAACGAGGAGGGACCAACTTGTGTGGCCTCCGACGCCATGCCACGTGTCTTCAAAGCCCTCCACGGCACGTAAGTAAGAAGCTGATCCTGTAACTGCCCTCGCAGAGGTGAGTAGCCAGAGGTCCCCCCACAGAAGATGGCCTGTTCCTGGTGGTGTGGATAAAGGCCTGTCACATCCCCCGCCCCCGTCGTCCTGGCTTTAGGGAGGATCTGAGCCAAGATGACTGGAGGTCCCTGAGTCTTTGTTAAACTTGAGCTCAGATGGATGTAGAAACACAAGACGAGCCAAATCATATGTTTAAACAGTTAAGAGGAAACCAGGCTCAGCAAGGAACTGCAACCCTGGATTTAGCCTGGGTGAATTTTCCTTCTCTGGGATTTCCTGTCCCTTTTTTGGATGTTTCTATCTATCAGATGTTCAGTGGCAGTTGGTTTAAGGCCATCAACTCTGCAGTGAAAGAAAGCCTTACACAGTACTTGGGTTTAGCTGCTAAAATATCTACAGCTGACAAACGGACCCAAGGCTAGGCTTACATGACACAAGCTCCAGGCCTCCATCTATCTGCCCTTAGTAGAAAGAGACACCAAGCCTGAAGACGGGGCTTAAAGAAACATCCGTAACAATAAAGGGCGGCATGCAGCCCCGGCTGCCTCGGGGGCAGGGACAGTGGGACTGGTGGGGGTAGGTCCTTAAGGAATGCAGAGTAAGTgaacccaaaactctgtctcctgCAACGTTCTTAGACTGCagttaaaatttaacaattttttttatgtAAATCATCTGGTATGCTCAATTGCATGGGGtctcgggggcggggggtggttgGCAAGGAGGGAACAATGGGCTGGGATTAGATAATTTACTTAGTGCTAAAATTCCAGGAAGTTTGTGTTGATCTGGGCCTGGATCTTGTTACTTTTTAGCTCAAATCTAAATCTTTATCTTCCTAGTATACTTGAGAGGACATTTTTTTACTTAGCCATTTTTACAGTtgtaattttttccccctttcatcaAATAGAGCTGGTTAGATTAGCAGCTCTTAGCACGGAGATGAAAATATTGGTAGAGCCCATTGGGCCCTGTTTTGTTTATTCTAACGGAGCAGGCTTTGATCTAAACATATTTCCTGGGGTCTGGACGAGATGACCTAATTCCTGTCTTATCCGTCTCCACTTTCTGTGAATCTCAGATTGCGTTGGACTGTGGAGTCCTTTGAAAttcactttacatttttttcccactttgttACCCGCCCCTGACATTTGTTTCATTTGGGGTAGCAGTGTGTAACTCTTAGTAAAAGACTTcgatgctttatttttctaacagGACTGCTAAGTTTTAAGAGAgtgggagctttttttttttttcttaagtcctCTCATTCTTGACATTCGCAACACGCCCAAAACAATAAGCAAATAATCTACTGCTAGAAATTTATGTCAACTGCAAATcacttaggattttctatatgatACTTTTTTcctaactaaaaagaaaaaagaaaaaaaaaacccactgtccCCCACCTCCATAAACATCAGTTGAATAAACCCGGGCCAGGAGGATTGAGATGCAAAGACTCGAACTCCAAGTGAGCTTGGAGCCAGTTGGTATCTCCAATTGGTCTGCAGGAACCTGTCCCCTTCCTTACTCTGTGGACCCCATCCCCTTGCACAGCCACTGGCCTGAGGGGCTTTGGGTAGCTTGGGTCTGTCACTGGTCTCCCTTTTTCCTCCCTAGGTCCCTGTCAATCACCAAACTGCTCTTCCAAGTCTGTTTTCCAGAAAgagggaagcccctgtgtgtgTCTATGGAGACGGGGGAAtgaggctgggggtgaggagcaGCGAAGATGAAGGCGGagacaagaaaaaacacagaagaatGTAGGGAAGGAAAGACGGGAAGAGAAGGGACAAGAAGGTGAAAGGATGACAGCGACACAGTTGAgcgagaaaaagaaaaagcacagttACTGAAAAATGcgggaaaaaaaacccccaggTTGCTAACGTTTGTAATTTTTGAATGATGGGCACAAGAGGGTCGGTTACATTATTCGCTgtacttttctgctttctttttacaagtcatatttttaaaaaaggaactgaGGAAAATGTCaccaaaatgaatatttttagtttAGAAATGTTGTGAATTTGGCTGTCATCATTCCAGGCAGCAACAACCCAGGAAATTTGGTTCTCGGCGATTCCAAGACACACGTCAAGTTtcagaagggggaaaagaaaggcGAAAAAGTGAGGCGAGGCGAGGcttggtgggagggggtggggcggtgCGTTCACATCTGCCTTAAAATAAACCCTgttgctttataaatataaatccaTTTCTCTTCCGCCGGGCTGAGCCGAAAGGCTGAGTGTATTTCTCACACTGAGAGAGGAAGCAGGCTGGGGGCGATTTCTTGTTTTGGAAATGAATGGAAAGGGGAATGGGCAGGTAATGATCAATAGATTAGAAAGACAGTCGATCGATGGATGGATAGGCAGGGACCAAAGCGGAGAGGCAAGGGAGGTGAGAGAGACCCAGACGGAGACCCCGAGGCTCCAACCTTGTCCTAAGGGCTTCGGTAGCCTCGGAAAGTCTGTCCAAACGAAAAGACGCGTTTGCTCCCTTGAACTCATCAGAAAAAGCTAGAAGGGAGGAGGTTGGTggtgagagggaaaagaaaaaatcgcCCGCTCCCTGCCCCgcccgcctgcctgcctgcctggcgGAAATGGACGCGCAGCCGGGGTGGCTCAGGGCCGTGACCCCCGCACCCGCCGCGGGTGGGAGCCCcgggatgggggcgggggtggggaccGCGCCGCGgccaagggagggagggggccgggcGAGCTGGGTCCCGCCGCTGGGCGTGTGCTCGCGAACTGGCGTCGGGGCTCGGCCGACGGGGCCCCCTTGGAGAGGTGAGCGCTGGGCGAGGGAGTCGGGGAGCGGGGGTGCGGAGGGGCGTGTGCGAGACCGTCCCTCTCAGTGGCCCGCAGCCCTCGGATGCCCCGCGGGTCCCCAGGGAGAAGCGCCCCGAGCCTAGAACCACGCAGGCCCGGCACCCCGTCGTCGTCGTGCCCAGCCCTGGGAAGGGGTTGGACGCCTCCTTCGCAGCGGAAACGTCCCCCTCCGGCCCGCGTGTAACAAGAGCTGCCAGAAATCCGCCTTCTCGCCTTGTCCCCCCTCTTGAACGGATGGGTCTCTCTGGGGGCGGCgtggctgaggctggagaggcGCAATCGAGGAACCTCGCTAACGTGCTGAAACGTCTGGGTGATTCTGTGCAGCGCGCACAGCCCAGTCGCTGCCCTCTCAAGGTTTGGGGGCACCCGTGTCCCCATAAGGTCCCGGCCTGGGGTCAGCGCCCACCTTTCGGCACGCCCCGCCTGGGCCCCCAGACCACCCAGCCTGGGGAGGCGCGCCCTGAGTGGCCTGCGCCCCGATGGAAACTTCTACTGGAAGGTGGCCCCGACGCTTCTGCCTTACCTGGGCGCAGGGCCACCGGCTGCCGGCGGTTCACCGCCTCTCTGGAAGAAAAATTTCGCCGACCCCTCTAGACACCAACTTTCACCCCGTCCGTTTGCTGACCCCAAAATAGTGCTCTGGAGGAAAACATGTTTCCCCTAGAacaaaagggagagaggaggaatcaGATTGAATTCTGATGATGCAATATTCAACTCCACAGCACGTATCCTTTGCAATggactttttctttcaaatatgcgTGTGTGTTTAAATGCCTAAAACCAAGTTGACCTCTTGGGTTGAGGCCCAGTTTCAGAGTCAGATTATATAACCCCCGCTGCCCCGGGAATTCTCCAGCAATGCTTCTCTCAGCTGCCTGGAAAACGACTGAATCAAGGAAAGTGAAAACGGAACAGTTGAAATAAAGCCGAGGTCTCCATGGGCACAAATGTCTTAAGGAAACTTACCTGGCCGATGGAACCTCCTATACCAACTTttaatttcatatcattttttccttttgcttgggggcaggggggttgTAAGAAGAGTGGCCAACAAGCAATTGGTATTGGGAGAATATCTAGAtcctccaaattaaaaaaagaaagaaaggaaaaaagaaaaagaaaacacatgccCATGCAAACCTGTTTCTGTTATGCCTTTTACAATTCCTTATTtagagagagatacacactcaATTTACTGGTGCCTGGGgaaatgttaaaatacatttCGGGGCCCTGGCTAAATAGAAATGCACTCTAAAAACACAGACACAGTATTTTATctgttgcaaaaaaaaatgtatttgattacTTGAGTAAAATTACAGTATCTCTGTTGTTAGTAAGtattaaatgttaaagaaattggACCCCCCCCCTTTCCTTTCAACTTTCCGAGAAAGTGCATGTAACagtccaatttttttcttccataacctaatacaaaataaacaaacactatACCTGCTCTCTTGATCAAGAAGGAGCATTTGCTCTTGTAAGGAATGTATGTACATTTTAATGAAAGTGATATTTGTTATTGTATATACAAGAGCATCTACATTTTCTCCACTGAAGGTTGTTCAAGATGCTATACTTAGCAGCATTGTGAAATTCCAGCACACATTTTCTATTGTGAATATACCTACAAGGCAAAATGTTACGTCTTAGTTTCAACTACCAAAACAACACTTGTATTTTCTCTAGAGAATTCTGCGTGCTTATCACTGTACAGAAACTTATTAACATTGAGGACGACTCAAGTAAAAAGCACGATACAAATAGCAGTTCAAAACGGAAAGGGttaaatctaccaaaaaaaaaaaaaaaaaaagcagattgaattttagaataaaaatcaaaaaaacccaaacctttCAAAGAACCACACAGTTCAGTCTGTACTTTCAGTCCTTTCCTTAAATTTGTTTCGAAAGATTAGACAATGTGTTTGCTGATAAAATTTTCCAGCAGGATCAAAGTGTACATTTATATACAGATTTTATTAGAGATCTAATGCATCACTGAGGCATTGCATCAACACCAGATTCATATTAAACTGGATATAGAAAATAAGTTAATGCCAGATTAAGACCGCCTAGCAGGGCAACTTGCAATTGCCATAAATGTTACAGCAAGTTTACAGGACTCTAGTCAATTAGTATTTAGTCCAAAAATACAGAAGACCAAAGTTAATGCTTGCATCCTGTTTGCAAAGCCAGGTTATATCACTAATAAATAAGCTTTCTTAGAACTCTAGAAGTTGAACAAGGTACAAAAGAATGTCTTCAGAATGTTGTAGTTCAGAGATCTGGGGGGACCAGAAGGTGGGGGGCACGGGGCAAGGAGTAGGAGGCAACCCTGGGTCTCATTCTGAATGGGGATGCTCTTTCTCCAGCCAGAGCGGATTTAACTTGTGACGATCTCTTTGCTGTCTTCCACGAAGCGGGTGAAACGGAAGTTGGTTCCATTCTCGCTGCTTGCCATCTTCTCCAGGCCAGCCAGGGGCGCACTGGGCTCTGAGTTCTGGAGCTTCTCCAGGTTTCCCGTCAGCCCGCTAATAGGTGAGCTGCTCCCACTGCCCAGGCTTCCAGGAATTGGAGGGATGCCGCCGTTCTGAATGACCGAGATCTCGTTGGCCTTCATCGCCAGCCCGTTGGAGAGCGCTGCTGCATACTGATTCCAGAAACTGGAAGGATCCCCACTTCCTGACCTGGCCACCAAATCCTTCTGGAACATTTCTGGGAACTTGACGGGATTGCCTCCTAGGAATGTCATGGGGCCATCCACGGAGAGCCGGCGACCCCGGCGGGCAGGGGTGCTGTTCCACATGTGAGTGCCCATGTGTACCTGGGATGGGGGAAGAGAcgagaggagggagaaaaaaaggggagagagaagaagggagaagcTGAATAGCTGAATCTGTCTCAACTCATATCCCAGCACTCGACAGGGCAAGTGGCTGCAATGTCTATTCTTATTACCTGCCCGACAGTGGGAAGGGTAACAAGAACCGTCCACTCCAGTCTGCTGGTAATAAGGTGTCTGCTCTCTGTAGCCCTGGGCCTCCTTGCCTCTGCCTGGGCAAGGATGCCTTACTTACTCCTTTTTTATTACCTGTATTTAGCTTATAATGGCCTCAAGCAAGCCAGTCAGTTGCAGATAGCTCCTTTCAGGGTGAGAATTGTTATGTCCACTCTCATTGCCATGGTAAGTATTGCATCTGACACCTTTTACCCTATAAATGTCCTTTTCAGATGGGAAGAAAGTGCCCCTCACTGATTGCCCATTGGAGGGCCTGTGCGTGGAGAGAAAAAGCCAGAAAGTAATTATTCATTTCACATTACTGGCCGCAATCTCTAGAGAAATACTCTGTCAACAGAAAAATGTACACAGTAAGAGTGTTCAACTGTTGCTCTAGAACTTAAgcatatttgctttctttccaaCACATATCAGTAGGAAATGTTGTATGATCAATTATCATAATACCCATTAGCAGAGCAGTGACGTTACTGTTCTTAGAGAGACAAACCACGCTGGACTGCAGAGTTATGAAAAAATAGATGCCAACGCTGAGGAGAACTGTAATTATTAAGTGATACGGGCAGCACACAGGCCACATGGAGGTCTTTAATCAATACCCCATGGCAACGCTGGGCTGTCTGACTTGGTAGGTAAAGCAATTCATTTGGTGCACTTAGCGAGTCAACAGGACTAGGCCGCCGCTTCGCTTAGGTACCAAATTATTCAATGCGCTCTGACATTCAGCAAGCTGCAGCCTGCCCTGCCGTGATCCCGACCTGCACGGGCACCCACATTTCTCCACATCAGTCACATGCAACAGGTTCCCTTTCGAGAACTCTCTCCCTGACTATCTGGACTGAAGACTCTGGGAACGTACCTTACAAACAGTCAATGGCCACGAGAGAAAGAGGGCTGCTGGGGTGGGTCTGGGTGAGGTACAGATGGAGGGAGGTACCTTAAGATTGCCTTTTGTTGTGAAAGCTCTTCCACAAATAGTGCAAGcaaagggtttctctccagtgtgagttctcTCGTGAATCTGCAGGGCACTCGACGAGGAGAAGGTCTTGCCACACGTGTTGCAGTAGTGCTGTTTGGGGGTCctcctgggcagagctgggagcagaACTGGGGACGTGGCGGACGATGACAGAGGCCCAGAAGGGACGTGACTGGTGGGGGTGTCCTTACTGTCCTGAGGAGTCACATGCACGAAGCCGTTGACCTCTGTCTTGATGAGAGACGCCAACGAGTTGGCGGGAATCACCGCCGAGTTCTGATTGGGGCCAAGGTTGGAACTGGGCTCAAAGAGCTGTGATGGTAGATCTCGCATCTGATGTGTCAACATGTGTTGCTTCAAATTACCCTTGGTGGAAAAGCCACGATTGCAGACTGTGCAAATAAATGGTCTCTCTTTGGTATGACTTCTGTAGTGAATGTCCAAGGCACTCTGACAAGCAAAGGTTTTGCCACAAATGTCGCAAgcagtgtttttaaatttaccCCGGTCTCTGAAAGGGAAGAGGATCCCCAAAGAATCTTCTTTGATGATTTTCTCTGTGTGACTAGATGTCAAATCCAAAGCCCCACCGTTCACTGGGGTGGGTGACAAACCATTGGCAAAGTCGCTTGCCCCTGCTCTCTGTGGCTTCTCCTCGGCGCTGGGTGACTTGTGGAATTCCTGGGTGCTGTTGGATGGGGACAGAGCCTGCATGGAGGAGGTAGACTCTGAGATGGCCGGGCTGCCAGCACTTTGGCTCTCCATGTCACCACCCACCGAGGACGAATCGTTGGTCAGGACGTCCCCCTCGACCGACCCGTTCTCCACTGACTTCAGGCTGGCCTGCAGCTGCTCTGCCAGGCCGGCATTGATCATCTTCATCTGATTTTCCAAAGCAGCAATGCTCGACATCTCTAGAGGCAAAGGCGAGGAAGACAGGCTGTCTTGGGACGCATCCGCGGACTTGGGCGTGTCCGGGATGCTGCCCTCAGGACAGTCTTCCATGTTTTCATCGGAGAAGTTGTCTAGGTCATCAAAATTTTTCTCATCAAAGGAGCCCGTGTCAGACTCCATGGACTCGGGGTAGCTGTCAGGGACCGGGGTGTTGGGGATCTGGCCCCCCATGTGCATTCGGATGTGCTGCTGCAGGACAACGGCGTTCGTGAACTTCTTCTGGCAGATGGGGCAGGAATGCTGGACTCTGAGCGGGGGCATAGCACGATGGACGCTGTAATGGGTTTTCAGGTTCCCTTTTGTGGTGAAAGCCCGGCCACAGATCTTACACTTAAAGGGCCTCTCCCCGGTGTGGGTGCGGTAGTGCATCTTCAAGGCGCTCTGACAACTGAGGACCCGGTGGCAGATGATACACTCATTGGGGTCAGTGGCCTTCTTGTCAATGTTTTCGACCAGCTGCTGAAGCTTGGATGTCTCTGAAGCCTGGGCTGAGTCCAAGAGTCCCCCAAAAGGAAACTTCGCCTTGAAATGCTCGGACATGAGCGGCAACAAAGGGTTGGTGAAAGTCGAGGCACTGCCTGGGCCAACGTCGGATGCTAGGGAACTCAGCACGCCGGTGCTCACGGCTGGGGCTGAGCTGGGGACCACGCCGCTCTCTTCGCTTTTGCCACTGGAGGGGGGCCCAGTGGAACCTTCCGCTTCCTCTGGGAGCCCACCCGGGTTTCTCGAGGCCGGCTCGGGAGCCCCGGAGTCACTTTTGACGGAGCCCGGGGGGCTGGCGGCAGAATGGCTGATGGGGATGGGGGCTGGCTCTTCGGTCTTGATGAAGGAGGTGAGGGTCGGGGGCAACGGCAGGCCGACTGAAGTGGTCAGAGTGGGCAGGACCGGTTTGGTGTCTAGCCAGCTGGTGACCGGCTTTTCTGGAGGAATGGACATGCCGTAGGGGATGCCGGTACTGGTCGGGATGTTGTCCAAATGCTCAGGCACGGGATAGGGGTTCATCTGGATATGAGGGTATTTCTCTTTGTGGCGCTGAAAGTGGACTTTGAGGTTCCCCTTGGTGGAGAACCGGTTCCCGCAGATGTTGCACTTGAACGGCCTCTCTCCGGTGTGGGAACGGAGGTGGATCTGCAAGGCACTGTCGCTTCCGAAGACCTTCGCACAGAACCTGCACTTGTGTTTGAAGAAGGCCTCGTCCGAAGCGCTTTTTGCTTCGAAGGCAGTGACATTTGGTGGCTTGCTTTTTCTTTGCTGGGCCAAGGCAGACAAGGAGTTTAAATCCTCTGCCGTCGTTCCGATGTTGGGCAAAGGGCTGGGGAAAACCGAGTTAACAGGGGCCGGCTGAGGTAGAAGTGGATTAGATGCAGGACTCAATAGACTGCTTATTGCAAAAGCTGGTGAGGAGGATGCCGAGACTGCGGGGTTGCCGGCATGGGCGTGGGAGGCACCCGCACCCGAAGCCACTTTTTCCGAGGATGGGGTGGGAACTGCCGCCGCCAGTACGTGAACGCTGGGGGAAGAGCCGCTGTGGGGTGGACCGATGGTGTTGCCAGAGCTGCTCTGAGGTAGCTGGATGGGGGGGAGCCGTTTCACACCGCTGATGCTGGCAGATTGGCTAGCGAGGCTCTGTGCTAACCCAGCTGCTGCCGCCAGCTGCTGAGATAAATGGGAGCTGAGTGTGGACAAGGGGTTGGCAGATGTTCGTACAGTACCTGGAGAAGGACTAGAAGATGTTGGCAAGTCTGTGTTCTGAGAAGCCAACAGCAATATTTGGTGACGAATCTGTTCGATCAGTTGCAGCTGATGGatctgctgctgctgcagagCTAAGAGCTGCTCCATCAGGGCCGGGACGGCCAGCTTGCCTCCGGAGGCCCCATTGCACCTCGCTTCCTGGGAGAACTGGGCCACCGCCACCTTGGTGCTCTGGAGGTTCTCGATGATGACATTGCTGTTGATCACGGAGAAGTTGCCCAGTGTTGTCAGGTCCCCGAGTTGAGGTAGAGAGGTTGTGATCGCTGAGGTACCTGTGCAGGAGCTGCCGCTGCTGCAGCTTGGGGGGGCGCTGCTGTCGCCACCGCTGCTCAGGGGGCCACTGGCGCCTTTGTGGGCCACTGGGGCCTCCACCTCCATGGACTCTTCCCTGTCCGGTCCGTGGGGTTCCGCCAGGTCACTGCAGTCTCCTTGCTCTGTTTTGTTAGCCGTGTCGTTCATCTGTTCCTCGGGATGATccggagtggggctgggggagaaggtTTCAGGTGGGGAGGCTGGACTTTCATTTACAATTAAAACTAGTTGGTTTTTAGTACAGTTCTTCTTGTGGAGCAGAAGATCTGACAATTCAAAGAACTCGGCGCAGCACCGGCCGCAGACGTGGGCATCCTTGCTCTTAGTGGTGCGGTTGGGTTGACCCTTCTCTGTGTCTCCTGCAAACGTCAAAAGGAGCAGGGTTAGCGAGTGAGCCAGGACACCCAGACATCCATGActtcaaaaagagagaaaggggttgATCAACTCTTTTCTCCCTGCGAAACTCAAAACTGTGGCCCCTGAAAAACAATCAATATTCCCTAAGAACAATCATGATTAAATTTTTAGGCTGTTGGAGGACTTCCTATCAATCTGGTATCTCCGAGAGCCATGACCTTCAGGTAAtccatcaaaatataaaatactgcgAACTGCAGACATTGGTGCATAATGAAATTCCATAGCAAAATAttgatttccaatattttatacaCGTTATTGTCTACTCATCCAGAGACGGTCCAGCCACCATCCTGAGGACTTATTAGGCTCTTGAGTTTCTGTCAACCTTATTCATTTTCAACTGATTCAAAGATATCTGTGACAGTTTGTTCTGTCACTAAACTAATTTGTAGTCATTCAGGTTCCAATCAGTGGTtgacaagggggaaaaaaatgcacatcACCAAGTTGAAGACTGACAACTTGAAAATCACCTCCAGCCCCT from Balaenoptera musculus isolate JJ_BM4_2016_0621 chromosome 19, mBalMus1.pri.v3, whole genome shotgun sequence includes:
- the SALL1 gene encoding sal-like protein 1; amino-acid sequence: MSRRKQAKPQHFQSDPEVASLPRRDGDTEKGQPNRTTKSKDAHVCGRCCAEFFELSDLLLHKKNCTKNQLVLIVNESPASPPETFSPSPTPDHPEEQMNDTANKTEQGDCSDLAEPHGPDREESMEVEAPVAHKGASGPLSSGGDSSAPPSCSSGSSCTGTSAITTSLPQLGDLTTLGNFSVINSNVIIENLQSTKVAVAQFSQEARCNGASGGKLAVPALMEQLLALQQQQIHQLQLIEQIRHQILLLASQNTDLPTSSSPSPGTVRTSANPLSTLSSHLSQQLAAAAGLAQSLASQSASISGVKRLPPIQLPQSSSGNTIGPPHSGSSPSVHVLAAAVPTPSSEKVASGAGASHAHAGNPAVSASSSPAFAISSLLSPASNPLLPQPAPVNSVFPSPLPNIGTTAEDLNSLSALAQQRKSKPPNVTAFEAKSASDEAFFKHKCRFCAKVFGSDSALQIHLRSHTGERPFKCNICGNRFSTKGNLKVHFQRHKEKYPHIQMNPYPVPEHLDNIPTSTGIPYGMSIPPEKPVTSWLDTKPVLPTLTTSVGLPLPPTLTSFIKTEEPAPIPISHSAASPPGSVKSDSGAPEPASRNPGGLPEEAEGSTGPPSSGKSEESGVVPSSAPAVSTGVLSSLASDVGPGSASTFTNPLLPLMSEHFKAKFPFGGLLDSAQASETSKLQQLVENIDKKATDPNECIICHRVLSCQSALKMHYRTHTGERPFKCKICGRAFTTKGNLKTHYSVHRAMPPLRVQHSCPICQKKFTNAVVLQQHIRMHMGGQIPNTPVPDSYPESMESDTGSFDEKNFDDLDNFSDENMEDCPEGSIPDTPKSADASQDSLSSSPLPLEMSSIAALENQMKMINAGLAEQLQASLKSVENGSVEGDVLTNDSSSVGGDMESQSAGSPAISESTSSMQALSPSNSTQEFHKSPSAEEKPQRAGASDFANGLSPTPVNGGALDLTSSHTEKIIKEDSLGILFPFRDRGKFKNTACDICGKTFACQSALDIHYRSHTKERPFICTVCNRGFSTKGNLKQHMLTHQMRDLPSQLFEPSSNLGPNQNSAVIPANSLASLIKTEVNGFVHVTPQDSKDTPTSHVPSGPLSSSATSPVLLPALPRRTPKQHYCNTCGKTFSSSSALQIHERTHTGEKPFACTICGRAFTTKGNLKVHMGTHMWNSTPARRGRRLSVDGPMTFLGGNPVKFPEMFQKDLVARSGSGDPSSFWNQYAAALSNGLAMKANEISVIQNGGIPPIPGSLGSGSSSPISGLTGNLEKLQNSEPSAPLAGLEKMASSENGTNFRFTRFVEDSKEIVTS